A region of the Aphelocoma coerulescens isolate FSJ_1873_10779 chromosome 7, UR_Acoe_1.0, whole genome shotgun sequence genome:
TGGGGATAAGTGgggaaacagcaaagaaaattaagagtCCTCATGTTAAAATAGTGATTTTTACATACAGATTTCAGATGTCAGAGAGCGTAAGGGAGAAATTGTTTATAAACCCATTAGTGTAGGAATCTTGGCAGAAATCTTGCAAAAACCGTTCGTTATTAGCCATGCTTAAGGCCTTTTAAAACTATGAAAGTTCTCAGTATTTTCCAATCCAGGATTCATACAATAGATTGACTTGCTGGCATTCAGCAGTCTGTATTACCAAGGTCAATGGAAAGAAATCAATGCCTCATACCTTCCTCCACCTCAGTTGAATGTCTTGTACTGGACTAAACAGCACATTTATCAGAAAAATATCAGTGTACTTTGAACTCATTGATGCATTAGTGTTGTTAGAGCCATTCATCATTccattccatttccatttccaatgACTATTTGACCCACTGTCATCCTTGGGAGACGTATGCCTGTAAAACACTTTCTGCTCTCATCTTACAGCATAAACATGTTTGTCTGAGGGTAGGCaggcttttggtttggttttttccctaagGAAAATTCAGCTCCATGGTGGCTAAAATGAACTGGGTACTAGCAGTCCTTCACAGATTTAAATCAAAAATATTGAGCTGAAAGAATTATGTAATGCAGTCCTGAAAGGGTTATGTAAAAGCAGTCCTGTTCAGCTGTGTGCTTGGTGTTTAGTGTTGGTGTTGATGTCACCTCCTTTTTTCCATCCCTGAGAAGAAGAACCAGtaaagagtctgatggctgtgGAAGTGAAACCTGCTGCTCTTCCTGGGAAGCAAGTGGGGAAAGAGCACAGGCCCCTTAAGCCTTCGGACCAGGCAAAGGGTGAGGGTCAGTCTGATTCTGGTTCAGTGTGTCATGAAGACAAAGTGCcaagtgtggcattcagcagggAGAGTGTGACCTTTGTGGCGGGAGCACTCCTGAAAGACATACCCCCTTCCTTGGCTGAGGAAGGTGTGTACTCCTTAGATTTGCATGTGTTTGCTGCCAGCAAATCCTTCTCTGGCTTTCTCCAGTGCTTTCCAAGGctgcttcattttctgtttttttcccatttattgGTATGACTGCTCTTGTTATTATGCTTGAAGAGTGTGTTGTGGATAATATGACTGTGTAGGTGCTGTATGACAACATGGTTTCCCACCGCTGCAGCTGATTCCTGATTTTTTACTTTGCCATGATAAAATATGCTTTGCAGCTAAGCTTATTCCTCTGTGTAAGCCTTCTTACCCCATCTCAGATGTGTTTGCCAGTCACATTGCTAatctatgttttttttttttttctttttggtgcaGAGGTTCGTCTGCATTTATTTCAAACAGCAGATTTACTGCCTTTGACTATGAGATAAAGATGCTTAAACTGTAGAAATGTTTCCATTTGCAGTGtgcaggttttttgtttggttggtttgggttttttgtgtatGCTTCAGTGCTTTCTGGTTTAGCTTCCTTAGAGCTATTGTTTCTTATATCATACCCTTGTCATCCATTCAATCCACCCCTCCTCTCCTCAGTCATTGCTAGAACtcttattttttgtgtgtgtcacCTTATTACAAATGGTTAACCCTGCTGGAGTGCCCTTCTTAGGCAAAATCTCTATCACTTCCCCTGGGACATTTCCTTTGAAATGAAGGTTAGGATTGGGTGCACTGGGTGAAGTTTTGACTTAGTCTCTGAGCAAAATATCTACTGCAGTCATCTTTCAGTACATAAGAACTAGgcttcagtatttttcttttaatggtaTTTTTCTTCAGCCAGGGAAACAAGGTGCAAAGACACCTTGTGTGGAGTAGTGATATACCCACTCCCTACCTAGGTAAGGAATCTTGCATTTAGGAGGCTTGTGTTCTGGATGGCCCAGCTGAAGAACACTGAATTCCTTTGGCAGTCAGAATATGTTTTGATGCTGTTGGTATTGCTCACTTGCACTACAGTAAAAGACACAGTAGGATACATGGAGAAAAGCAGTATCTAGCtatttaatttctgtgaaaCGAGGATGACATCAGCCCAATGGCCATGCTTTATACTTCATAGGGTTTGCAAGTAAGTCACCAAATGTAAAAACATAAAGGAGCAAAATTACTGTAGTTGTAGATTTCTAGTTTGATTACCTTTAGAGTTTAGAATGGCAGTTGCTTTTTTGACTCAGTATTAAtatatgcaaatatttaaagaatGTGCAATACTTTGATACTAATTGTTCTGAAAACAGTCAGATTCATCAGAGCAAAAAGATAGCTCCATGGATTTCAAATCAGATCTGAGGAAATTCAGAGTTGACTCAATGCTAGTTGTAACAAGCTTTAGAAAAAACTCATAAAACCTTTTTTACAGATTAGTGCAGAAAGATATGCCACATTCTGCAgtctttttcttcatgttttccatTATGGGAAGATTTCAATGAGATAGGAATCATTATCTTCCACAGGACATTAAAAAAAGATCAAACTATTAATGATTAACAGAgtaggcattaaaaaaaaaacgtAACTAGGTATTACTCTCTGAAAATATAGTGGCAGAGTATAAGAGTAGCCTTTTTAGTTTCAAATTAACTTAATAAGGGCCTGATCTAGAGTCCCAGAAACATGCCAAGTATTCTTTGACTTCAGCTACAGCTGTAGGTGACTGGCCATTTTGAACACCAGACCTTCAAGATCTGGGACTGTTAATAGGTCTGTTGCTGATTTCCACATGCTGGTTTCGTGACAGCGGTGAGATTTTGGTCATTTGACAAAGAGCGAGTGTTAAAAGTTGTTACAGTTAAAAAGACAGCCTCTTCTGAAACTTGCAAAACCCTTTGCATGCATTATCTCTTTAGGCTGCATGtagaataaaaatgtaaaaaatacatAGAAATGTATAACTATGTATGTTTTAAGTATCAGCAACACACAAATGTACTATTGATTCCTTTAAAGTTGCAGACTTTATTAACACAAAACTAACATAAGAGGTCCAGCAAAGCTTCTAATGAAGTGAGGTTATTTGTGGCTTTGCTGTTGTATATGCAAATCACGAAGACGAAGAATTTACATGAAATCATCTCATTTCAGTGCTTACATTTATATGTGTACAACTCACATTTTCCCTATAAAACCTTATATATTGAAAGGAAACTAGTATTTAACACTTTAAAGCAGATTTCTAGGCGGATGGCCTTGCTGCATGCTCACATCTTTCTCCCTTTCCATTCCATCATTCATACCAAAATGTTGTAAGCCACATGACTGCCTGCCTGTAAGTGCTTTAAATAATTTTGCtataaaacccaaacaaactacTTCAGATTTATTTGCAGCCACGAAGATGGAATTCCATGTCCAGGAGGGCACACGCCCTTTTGCAGCAGAACCATTAGACACAAAGCAACATGACTCTGGGAAAGACAGTAAGACTGTTGAGCAACCTAAATATGATGCCTTAGTTCCACAGTCAGCAAAAgcggaggctgcagataaaaaggattcagagagcaaagacaaagaaaaaatgctttcaCCTCCATCAGAATGGATCTTGAAAACTGATTCACAGAAGAAAGGGGAAGCCAGTTTTGCAGAACCTGCTGCTAAGCCTCCTGCTCCTCAAGAACAAAAGCACTTGTCATCTCAACTGCCTGAAGAGAGCAGGATGGAAGAAAGGACTGTAGGTATGCCCTCATCAACCAATCAAGCTATGGCTATCAAATTTCAAGAAAACCTCAAAGATGTCAAAGGTGGTGCCATCAGCCATGGTGAAAGTTCTCTATTGCTACCAGAACCCAAGGCAGAAGCAGCCAAAAGTGAACTTCCTGCAGGCCCATCTCTTGCTCTCCCCCAGGAGCTTTCACTCAAAGACCGTTTCAAAACACACCAGGAACCCGCTGACCAACTGTTTGCCAAAGATCTCACTACAAATGAACAGATCCACAAAGACCGGACATTATCTCTACAAGAAGTCTCAGCAGTAACTGTAGATAGCTTGAAAACTCcaagcaccccaaaaatccctccatgGGGGGAGGAAAAGGACATGACTAAGGATGAGAGCGATGAGGAAGAAAGGTATGACTTCTATGATAAAGGGGAGGCTCAAATGTTAGATAATGGTAAATTTACCACAAAACCTGAAGTTAAGACAGGTTCCCTAGACAAAACAGACTTTCAAAAGGATGGTGAAGCTAAAAAGTCACCTGATactctgaaagcagaaaaagaaatggaccAAAGTGagctctcagcagcagcagatgtgaAAAGGGAGGCGCAGCAAAGCACACAGGTACCCCCAGCTAAGTTAAGCCATGAACTGACCCTTGATAAAACAGTAGAGCACCCTGATAGCACTCAGTTATCCAGAGTAACAGAGAAAGTTCCTGAGGTACCAGGTTTAACCACTGAGAAGACTCCTACTCTTGAAGCTTCTCAAGAGACAGATGTTAAAGAAGATACTGCTGAGGATAAGACAAGTGTTTCAGCTCCTCATCAACTGAAAGAAGAGGAGGATCAATCAGGAATGTCGAAGTATTTTGAAACCTCTGCTCTGAAGGAGGAAGCATTTAAAGCAGATGGTCTGAAACAAAGCAGTGATTACTATGAGCTAAGTGACACTAAAGAGAGTAAATATGAGCCTTATCAGAGAGGTCGTCTAATACCTGAatatgaagaggaggaggaagaggaagaattaCAGACAGAATTGAATCAGCAGCAGAATGTGCATACTCATGAAATGGGGTACAGTACCCTGGCTCAGAGCTATACACCAGACACATCTGAAGAACCTAGTTCCCCAACAGAAAGAATGTTCACTATTGACCCCAAAGTCTATGGGGATAAGAGAGAACTTCACAGTAAAAACAAAGATGACCTAACTCTGAGCAGGAGCTTGGGACTTGGGGGGAGATCTGCAATTGAACAGAGAAGTATGTCTATTAACTTGCCCATGTCCTGCCTGGATTCAATAGCCCTAGGATTTAGTTTTGGTCGTGCACATGATCTTTCTCCCCTTGCTTCAGATATTCTAACAAACACTAGTGGAAGTATGGATGAAGGTGATGACTACTTGCCAGCAACCACACCAGCACTGGAGAAGGCCCCCTGCTTCCCCATTGAGAGTAGAGAGGAAGATGATAAGCACATGGTAGAAGAAAAAGCCCAGCCTGAGACCTTGGCTGAACCATCTTTCCAGGCCAAAGATGACTACAAAAATGGGGCTGTCCTGGCTCCTGACCTGCCTGAAATGTTAGATTTGGCAGGGACAAGATCTAGATTAGCCTCTGTGAGTGCAGATGCTGAGGTGGCACAGAAGAAGTCAGTTCCTTCTGACAGTATTGTGgaagacagcagcacagccctgccacctgtAACAAATGAAAACCACGTAATTCTGAAAGCTGAAAGTCAGCTGGAAGACTTGGGCTACTGTGTTTTCAATAAGTACACAGTACCACTCCCTTCTCCAGTTCAGGACAGTGAGAATTTAACGAGTGAAACCTGTCCCTTCTATGAAGGCACAGATGAAAAACTGAGACATGGCCTCACTCCTGACCTGTCTTTAATAGAAGTgaagctggcagctgctgaaaaATCAGAAGACTTCCTCAGTGAAAAAGACTTAGGTCAGCATGTTGAGCCCATTCTGGTGAGGGACTTTgagcaggagaaaaaggagaaactgGATACTGTGCTAGAAAAAAGTGAAGATCAAGTTGACTCTAAAGAGGTCTGTTCCATTAAAGGAGCAGAACCAGAGATGACAAGAGCTGAGGCAATgttagaaaggaaagaagaaagtgtGGCTAGTAAAGTTTGTTTACCTGCCGATACCATGTATGACAGAATTTCTGCTTCAGAGATAGCAATAGAAAAGgattctgtttgtttgttgatggagaaggagaaggctcTTAGTGTTGTTCCTGAAATAGCTGAGATAGAAGCTCCAGTTAAACCAGATTACAATGCTATTAAGCATGATATGGAGGTGGCTGCAAGGAGAGCTGACCAAGAATATCAGAATAAGTTAGACGCAAAGACTAGTGAGGTTGTTTCTCTTCCTTTAGGGAAGGACAAAGCCTCTCTTAAAAGAGCAGAGCCTGAACCCAAAGACACTCAGCAGAAAGAGGAGACCACCTTCTCCAGAGAAGCAGAGGATGCAGATGTACTTTCCAGGACTGAGCCTAGTTATGTGAAGGACAGCACCAAACTGtcagaaacagaaattaaggaaaaagTAGCTAAGCCAGATCTGGTACACCAAGAAGCAGTTGATAAAGAGGAGTCTTATGAATCTAGTGGAGAACATGATCAAGCCCAAGAAAGTTTGAATGGAGAATCTGTGAAACCAGAGGATATCAAAGCAGAACATCCAAAACCTGCCATGTCTGGGGAAGAGATGCCTGCACAGTTACCAGCAAAGGGGATTTCTGTGGAACTCCTCTTTCCAAAAGCTGAGCCTCTTCGGGAGGAGCCTGCTGAGATTCAGATGGAGAGCATACCACAACCTGTAGAGGAAGTTGAAGAGATTCTTGATAGAGCTGTGAAACCTATGGAAACCCaaaagctgctgccatgtgagctggcagctggagccctgaaaggggaagaatatgaggaagaagaggtggAAGCAGGGCAAGAAGCAAAAGAAGAGGATAAACAGCATCTTGTTTCAGAAATGCCCCCAGACTTTGGCAAGCCTGCTACTGAAGAAATGGGAGCCAAGGGTAGCCCAGAAGCACTGCCTGAATTGAAAGGCATTATTGAATCAGTGGTGACAGTGGAGGATGACTTTATCACAGTGGTGCAGACAACAGTTGATGAGGGTGAATCTGCTTCTCACAGTGTGCGCTTTGCTGCTACTCAGCAGGAGGACATCGAAACAGGAGACTCCCAGGCTGAAGAGGAGCTTGATGTTGAAGAAGTGGAAGTTGAGCCCAAGGAAGGCTCCCAAGAGGCTCCTGCTTCACCCCAAAGAGAAGAAATCCTGCTCACTAACTACAAAACGGAGACATGTGATGACTACAAAGATGAAACAACAATTGATGACTCCATCATGGACACAGACAGTCTCTGGGCAGACACTCAAGGTGTGCATTATCCTTTCTGTTTTGTCTGTTGAATATTTTTGCTTCCAAATCATAATGattgaaaagcaaaattattacAGTTATAAAAGTAATCTCAGCATGTTtcagaaaaatggtaaaaattaaattttaatttaatcatCTGCTCTGTCTTCAACTACTTTTCCCCTGCTCCTCCTAAGTATTGTTAACATTTGTTACTAatcttttctttgttgttgtaATTTGCTCTGATCCTACAGATGATGATAGGAGCATCATGACTGAACAGTTAGAGAGTGTTCCTaaagaggaggaagcagagagagAATTGCGAAGATCATCTCTTGATAAGCATAAAAAAGAGAAACCTTTTAAAACTGGGAGAGGCAGGATTTCCACTCCTGAAAGGAAAATAGCTAAAAAGGAACCTAGCACACTCTCCAGAGATGaagtgagaaggaaaaaaggttcATTTAACACTCctattacaatttttttttaaattttcttactGTTTTACAGTATCTGGTTACTCTGTTATACGTGATGTGCACCATAACGTTATTAACGGTAGTGGTTTCTAATGAGATATTGTGCAATTATGTGAGAAGCCATGTGCAAGGCTCACTGCTCCACTGGTCCTATTTCATTGTAGGCATCCCCACTGATCACTGGGTAATGCATCTGAACCAATGCACCAGTGCTCCCCCTCTTCCAGCGTAGGATTTGTTCCTATGAAGAAGCAACGCGTTGGGTTGGAGTTGTGGAGCAGTGGGCCTGACACTTGATGTATTAATCATATGAAATGGTttgctgaggtttttttctgactctgtttttgtgttctttttgtCCATAGCAGTGTATAAGAAAGCTGAACTTGCTAAAAAAACTGAAGTTCAGGCCCACTCTCCCTCCAGGAAAATCATTTTAAAACCTGCTATCAAATATACTAGACCAACTCATCTCTCCTGTGTTAAACGGAAGCAGACAGGTGACTGCATTCTGTTCAGTTATGCAATGTGGCTGGCAAACatagacattttcttttttaaatttcatagcTATATCagcttctctattttttttttcctccaagagTGTCAGTCTTCACAAATAGTATTGCTTTTTTAGTGTTTTGtaccatttttcttttattctttctttcctggtatttgtttatttatttgatgGAGGCTATGATCACGTATGCTTGTCATTGCTTGGGCCTCCAAGCGCTGTGGTTGTAACTTGGCATCGTGCTTAGAGTGTGGTGTTCTAGGAATCTCTACTcatctttttttgtttattttttaaaaagttttttttaaatgatgctttatttttttttctggtgagaAATGTTGGCAACTTAAACCATGGTATGCATTTCCATTATTCTGCTTTTTTACTCTCATGCATAATAAGAAGTGTTTCAGACTTACATTTTGTTTATTGATGATATCTGTATAGACAATTCCCAGTCTGTCACTGATGTTTATGCTGTACAGTCAAAATCCACAGGGAGAATCCAGCTACATGCAGCATGGAGCTGCGAGAGAAGAAATCTGGGCTCACGCTGCGAAATGCATTCCTAACAAAAATCTTAATATTTGGTAGAGGAagatgaaaggaagaaagaaattacGCCTGTTACGACTTGATGGGGGTATCATTATTTAGAGGACCAAAATAACTCTTCCAGCATTTTCACATATCATTCATGGTTCTTGTGAGTTCAGAGTGGAAGGATGAATATCTTGACTTTCACTGtgatcttaaaaaaataattgctaaAAGAGGCCAGCTTTTCTGTCGTGTCACATAGCCACAGGCTGTAGTGTGGTTGTTTGGAACTAAGGCTATTAAGAGAAAAGCCATGCACAGAAATGCAGAAGTGCATAGGCATCTTCTCACAGCTTAGAAATCAACAGGAAGATTCATTACCTGTCATATGGTTAAGCAAAGCAATACTAGAAGTGTCCCTAGGCAGTCATTCTCCTGCAGTTTTGCACCTGTCACTCCTGTTGTAAATGTAGACCCAATGTCAGCAGGGAGGTCTGACCGGTGAAAATGCAGTAAGAGGATGGTTACATGAGAGCAGGTTTAGTATCGTGCCTCTGCTGTATGAAGTGCAGATTGTATCCTGGCTGTGTTCCATTAGGACACCAGAACCCATCCCAGAACCCAATCCCATCACCTTGCTCCTGTGATGAATCTCATCCTTTTACTTACCCCTCTCAGGAGAAATGGAACCAGGAAAGGAAAGGCTGGTTCAGTCCCCTCTGTATTGCACTGATGGCTCATCCTCAGTTTGCAGTCTCTGGGCTGTCCTAACTTGCACTCTGGACCAGAATTACCCAAGAGGGAggaatttttaaagtaattaaaacAGTTCTTGCTATCTCTTGCTGCTTGCTGAAGCACAGCTTGATAGCTCAGAAGTTACAACCTATAATTCACGTATTCTTTCAAAAGCCTCA
Encoded here:
- the MAP2 gene encoding microtubule-associated protein 2 isoform X6, yielding MAEDRKDEAKAPHWTSGQLTEASSHTHSPEIKDQGGASAGLVRSANGFSYQEDEELRLGSHEQPVTYAQTKENGINGELSSGNRETAEEVSARIVQVVTAEAVAVLKGEQEKEAQHKDQPGSLPLAVEESANLPPSPPPSPASEQTGVLEEDLFAATKMEFHVQEGTRPFAAEPLDTKQHDSGKDSKTVEQPKYDALVPQSAKAEAADKKDSESKDKEKMLSPPSEWILKTDSQKKGEASFAEPAAKPPAPQEQKHLSSQLPEESRMEERTVGMPSSTNQAMAIKFQENLKDVKGGAISHGESSLLLPEPKAEAAKSELPAGPSLALPQELSLKDRFKTHQEPADQLFAKDLTTNEQIHKDRTLSLQEVSAVTVDSLKTPSTPKIPPWGEEKDMTKDESDEEERYDFYDKGEAQMLDNGKFTTKPEVKTGSLDKTDFQKDGEAKKSPDTLKAEKEMDQSELSAAADVKREAQQSTQVPPAKLSHELTLDKTVEHPDSTQLSRVTEKVPEVPGLTTEKTPTLEASQETDVKEDTAEDKTSVSAPHQLKEEEDQSGMSKYFETSALKEEAFKADGLKQSSDYYELSDTKESKYEPYQRGRLIPEYEEEEEEEELQTELNQQQNVHTHEMGYSTLAQSYTPDTSEEPSSPTERMFTIDPKVYGDKRELHSKNKDDLTLSRSLGLGGRSAIEQRSMSINLPMSCLDSIALGFSFGRAHDLSPLASDILTNTSGSMDEGDDYLPATTPALEKAPCFPIESREEDDKHMVEEKAQPETLAEPSFQAKDDYKNGAVLAPDLPEMLDLAGTRSRLASVSADAEVAQKKSVPSDSIVEDSSTALPPVTNENHVILKAESQLEDLGYCVFNKYTVPLPSPVQDSENLTSETCPFYEGTDEKLRHGLTPDLSLIEVKLAAAEKSEDFLSEKDLGQHVEPILVRDFEQEKKEKLDTVLEKSEDQVDSKEVCSIKGAEPEMTRAEAMLERKEESVASKVCLPADTMYDRISASEIAIEKDSVCLLMEKEKALSVVPEIAEIEAPVKPDYNAIKHDMEVAARRADQEYQNKLDAKTSEVVSLPLGKDKASLKRAEPEPKDTQQKEETTFSREAEDADVLSRTEPSYVKDSTKLSETEIKEKVAKPDLVHQEAVDKEESYESSGEHDQAQESLNGESVKPEDIKAEHPKPAMSGEEMPAQLPAKGISVELLFPKAEPLREEPAEIQMESIPQPVEEVEEILDRAVKPMETQKLLPCELAAGALKGEEYEEEEVEAGQEAKEEDKQHLVSEMPPDFGKPATEEMGAKGSPEALPELKGIIESVVTVEDDFITVVQTTVDEGESASHSVRFAATQQEDIETGDSQAEEELDVEEVEVEPKEGSQEAPASPQREEILLTNYKTETCDDYKDETTIDDSIMDTDSLWADTQDDDRSIMTEQLESVPKEEEAERELRRSSLDKHKKEKPFKTGRGRISTPERKIAKKEPSTLSRDEVRRKKAVYKKAELAKKTEVQAHSPSRKIILKPAIKYTRPTHLSCVKRKQTAAGGETNQAPAVFKQAKEKLSTASLSKIPASKSRAKSLLPPRPSSACSLTTKRATFLNTDSYFVRPSSAGPRDSKSDAKDGVSKSPEKRSSLPRPSSILPPRRGVSGDRDREENSLSLTTSLSSSVRRTTRSEPIRSRTGKSGTSTPTTPGSTAITPGTPPSYASRTPGTPGTPSYSRTPHTPGTPKSAILVPTEKKVAIIRTPPKSPATPKQLRVINQPLPDLKNVRSKIGSTDNIKYQPKGGQVQIVTKKIDLSHVTSKCGSLKNIHHKPGGGRVKIESVKLDFKEKAQAKVGSLENAHHVPGGGNVKIDSQKLNFREHAKARVDHGAEIITQSPGRSSMASPRRLSNVSSSGSINLLESPQLATLAEDVTAALAKQGL
- the MAP2 gene encoding microtubule-associated protein 2 isoform X15 codes for the protein MAEDRKDEAKAPHWTSGQLTEASSHTHSPEIKDQGGASAGLVRSANGFSYQEDEELRLGSHEQPVTYAQTKENGINGELSSGNRETAEEVSARIVQVVTAEAVAVLKGEQEKEAQHKDQPGSLPLAVEESANLPPSPPPSPASEQTGVLEEDLFAATKMEFHVQEGTRPFAAEPLDTKQHDSGKDSKTVEQPKYDALVPQSAKAEAADKKDSESKDKEKMLSPPSEWILKTDSQKKGEASFAEPAAKPPAPQEQKHLSSQLPEESRMEERTVGMPSSTNQAMAIKFQENLKDVKGGAISHGESSLLLPEPKAEAAKSELPAGPSLALPQELSLKDRFKTHQEPADQLFAKDLTTNEQIHKDRTLSLQEVSAVTVDSLKTPSTPKIPPWGEEKDMTKDESDEEERYDFYDKGEAQMLDNGKFTTKPEVKTGSLDKTDFQKDGEAKKSPDTLKAEKEMDQSELSAAADVKREAQQSTQVPPAKLSHELTLDKTVEHPDSTQLSRVTEKVPEVPGLTTEKTPTLEASQETDVKEDTAEDKTSVSAPHQLKEEEDQSGMSKYFETSALKEEAFKADGLKQSSDYYELSDTKESKYEPYQRGRLIPEYEEEEEEEELQTELNQQQNVHTHEMGYSTLAQSYTPDTSEEPSSPTERMFTIDPKVYGDKRELHSKNKDDLTLSRSLGLGGRSAIEQRSMSINLPMSCLDSIALGFSFGRAHDLSPLASDILTNTSGSMDEGDDYLPATTPALEKAPCFPIESREEDDKHMVEEKAQPETLAEPSFQAKDDYKNGAVLAPDLPEMLDLAGTRSRLASVSADAEVAQKKSVPSDSIVEDSSTALPPVTNENHVILKAESQLEDLGYCVFNKYTVPLPSPVQDSENLTSETCPFYEGTDEKLRHGLTPDLSLIEVKLAAAEKSEDFLSEKDLGQHVEPILVRDFEQEKKEKLDTVLEKSEDQVDSKEVCSIKGAEPEMTRAEAMLERKEESVASKVCLPADTMYDRISASEIAIEKDSVCLLMEKEKALSVVPEIAEIEAPVKPDYNAIKHDMEVAARRADQEYQNKLDAKTSEVVSLPLGKDKASLKRAEPEPKDTQQKEETTFSREAEDADVLSRTEPSYVKDSTKLSETEIKEKVAKPDLVHQEAVDKEESYESSGEHDQAQESLNGESVKPEDIKAEHPKPAMSGEEMPAQLPAKGISVELLFPKAEPLREEPAEIQMESIPQPVEEVEEILDRAVKPMETQKLLPCELAAGALKGEEYEEEEVEAGQEAKEEDKQHLVSEMPPDFGKPATEEMGAKGSPEALPELKGIIESVVTVEDDFITVVQTTVDEGESASHSVRFAATQQEDIETGDSQAEEELDVEEVEVEPKEGSQEAPASPQREEILLTNYKTETCDDYKDETTIDDSIMDTDSLWADTQDDDRSIMTEQLESVPKEEEAERELRRSSLDKHKKEKPFKTGRGRISTPERKIAKKEPSTLSRDEVRRKKAVYKKAELAKKTEVQAHSPSRKIILKPAIKYTRPTHLSCVKRKQTAAGGETNQAPAVFKQAKEKLSTASLSKIPASKSRAKSLLPPRPSSACSLTTKRATFLNTDSYFVRPSSAGPRDSKSDAKDGVSKSPEKRSSLPRPSSILPPRRGVSGDRDREENSLSLTTSLSSSVRRTTRSEPIRSRTGKSGTSTPTTPGSTAITPGTPPSYASRTPGTPGTPSYSRTPHTPGTPKSAILVPTEKKVAIIRTPPKSPATPKQLRVINQPLPDLKNVRSKIGSTDNIKYQPKGGQV
- the MAP2 gene encoding microtubule-associated protein 2 isoform X1, encoding MAEDRKDEAKAPHWTSGQLTEASSHTHSPEIKDQGGASAGLVRSANGFSYQEDEELRLGSHEQPVTYAQTKENGINGELSSGNRETAEEVSARIVQVVTAEAVAVLKGEQEKEAQHKDQPGSLPLAVEESANLPPSPPPSPASEQTGVLEEDLFAATKMEFHVQEGTRPFAAEPLDTKQHDSGKDSKTVEQPKYDALVPQSAKAEAADKKDSESKDKEKMLSPPSEWILKTDSQKKGEASFAEPAAKPPAPQEQKHLSSQLPEESRMEERTVGMPSSTNQAMAIKFQENLKDVKGGAISHGESSLLLPEPKAEAAKSELPAGPSLALPQELSLKDRFKTHQEPADQLFAKDLTTNEQIHKDRTLSLQEVSAVTVDSLKTPSTPKIPPWGEEKDMTKDESDEEERYDFYDKGEAQMLDNGKFTTKPEVKTGSLDKTDFQKDGEAKKSPDTLKAEKEMDQSELSAAADVKREAQQSTQVPPAKLSHELTLDKTVEHPDSTQLSRVTEKVPEVPGLTTEKTPTLEASQETDVKEDTAEDKTSVSAPHQLKEEEDQSGMSKYFETSALKEEAFKADGLKQSSDYYELSDTKESKYEPYQRGRLIPEYEEEEEEEELQTELNQQQNVHTHEMGYSTLAQSYTPDTSEEPSSPTERMFTIDPKVYGDKRELHSKNKDDLTLSRSLGLGGRSAIEQRSMSINLPMSCLDSIALGFSFGRAHDLSPLASDILTNTSGSMDEGDDYLPATTPALEKAPCFPIESREEDDKHMVEEKAQPETLAEPSFQAKDDYKNGAVLAPDLPEMLDLAGTRSRLASVSADAEVAQKKSVPSDSIVEDSSTALPPVTNENHVILKAESQLEDLGYCVFNKYTVPLPSPVQDSENLTSETCPFYEGTDEKLRHGLTPDLSLIEVKLAAAEKSEDFLSEKDLGQHVEPILVRDFEQEKKEKLDTVLEKSEDQVDSKEVCSIKGAEPEMTRAEAMLERKEESVASKVCLPADTMYDRISASEIAIEKDSVCLLMEKEKALSVVPEIAEIEAPVKPDYNAIKHDMEVAARRADQEYQNKLDAKTSEVVSLPLGKDKASLKRAEPEPKDTQQKEETTFSREAEDADVLSRTEPSYVKDSTKLSETEIKEKVAKPDLVHQEAVDKEESYESSGEHDQAQESLNGESVKPEDIKAEHPKPAMSGEEMPAQLPAKGISVELLFPKAEPLREEPAEIQMESIPQPVEEVEEILDRAVKPMETQKLLPCELAAGALKGEEYEEEEVEAGQEAKEEDKQHLVSEMPPDFGKPATEEMGAKGSPEALPELKGIIESVVTVEDDFITVVQTTVDEGESASHSVRFAATQQEDIETGDSQAEEELDVEEVEVEPKEGSQEAPASPQREEILLTNYKTETCDDYKDETTIDDSIMDTDSLWADTQDDDRSIMTEQLESVPKEEEAERELRRSSLDKHKKEKPFKTGRGRISTPERKIAKKEPSTLSRDEVRRKKAVYKKAELAKKTEVQAHSPSRKIILKPAIKYTRPTHLSCVKRKQTAAGGETNQAPAVFKQAKEKLSTASLSKIPASKSRAKSLLPPRPSSACSLTTKRATFLNTDSYFVRPSSAGPRDSKSDAKDGVSKSPEKRSSLPRPSSILPPRRGVSGDRDREENSLSLTTSLSSSVRRTTRSEPIRSRTGKSGTSTPTTPGSTAITPGTPPSYASRTPGTPGTPSYSRTPHTPGTPKSAILVPTEKKVAIIRTPPKSPATPKQLRVINQPLPDLKNVRSKIGSTDNIKYQPKGGQVRILNKKIDFSDIQSRCGSRDNIKHSAGGGNVQIVTKKIDLSHVTSKCGSLKNIHHKPGGGRVKIESVKLDFKEKAQAKVGSLENAHHVPGGGNVKIDSQKLNFREHAKARVDHGAEIITQSPGRSSMASPRRLSNVSSSGSINLLESPQLATLAEDVTAALAKQGL